A single Triticum dicoccoides isolate Atlit2015 ecotype Zavitan chromosome 2A, WEW_v2.0, whole genome shotgun sequence DNA region contains:
- the LOC119355583 gene encoding protein NRT1/ PTR FAMILY 4.6-like, with the protein MALVGFVDWRGNAIRKEVHGGVRAAWFLYVLTVVTNVVIIPNLLNLVTYLHGTMHMGVSASATTTTNFFGATSGFAMIAAFLSDSYITRFRTMLLFGPFMFLGYGLLALQAYLPSLRPPACNIEAELNSCEVVHGWNATLLYTALYMTAFGDGFIRVCLPSLGADQFDHEDPSESRQQSSFFNWYTFGISFGGFVGLILIVWLENYKGWDIGLGVCAILILLGLLIVAAGFPFYRNQVPQGSPLTRILQVLVVAFRNRKLELPEKLEEAQESCTGTRACSVDALAPTNSLKLLDKACINRGQSGAWSVCSLRKVEETKIIIRVLPLFVSSMIGYISNVILFTFTVQQGTMTNTRLGKIHVSPATLFIIPIIFQMLMLAVYDQFLVPFLRRRTGYVGGVTHLQRIGIGFVTMLLASIIAAIVEKKRKEAVVQMSLFWLAPQFFLLGVADVTSFTGLLEFFNSEAPRGMKSIATALFWCALGLASLLATTLVEIVNKATRHGHQGGWLEGTSLNNSRLDLFYWVVAVVGLLGLCNYLYWAKKYVYQHNPRIVETSVDQDSP; encoded by the exons ATGGCACTTGTAGGTTTCGTGGATTGGAGGGGAAACGCCATCAGGAAAGAGGTGCATGGTGGAGTCAGAGCAGCATGGTTCTTGTACG TTCTGACTGTGGTAACCAACGTGGTTATTATCCCAAACCTGCTGAATCTGGTTACTTATCTTCATGGAACAATGCATATGGGGGTCTCGGCCTCTGCAACTACaaccactaatttttttggtgccACATCCGGGTTTGCAATGATAGCAGCTTTCCTCTCCGACTCCTACATTACTCGCTTTAGAACAATGCTCCTCTTTGGTCCATTTATGTTTCTG GGTTACGGATTGCTCGCACTGCAAGCCTACCTTCCTTCACTCCGTCCACCAGCTTGCAACATTGAAGCAGAGCTAAACAGTTGTGAAGTGGTCCATGGATGGAATGCTACCTTATTGTACACAGCCTTGTATATGACTGCATTTGGTGATGGTTTTATCCGTGTTTGCTTGCCATCCCTCGGAGCAGACCAATTTGACCATGAAGATCCCTCTGAGTCCCGCCAACAGTCCAGCTTCTTTAACTGGTATACCTTCGGAATCTCCTTTGGAGGTTTTGTAGGGCTGATTCTCATAGTGTGGCTCGAGAACTACAAAGGGTGGGATATCGGACTTGGGGTGTGTGCCATCCTAATTCTGCTAGGATTGCTCATAGTTGCTGCCGGTTTCCCCTTCTACCGCAACCAAGTACCACAAGGAAGTCCTCTAACTCGAATACTGCAG GTTCTTGTGGTTGCATTCAGGAACAGGAAACTAGAACTTCCTGAAAAACTGGAGGAAGCGCAGGAAAGCTGCACTGGGACAAGGGCATGTTCTGTTGATGCACTCGCTCCAACAAATAGTCTGAA ATTACTCGACAAAGCTTGCATCAACCGTGGCCAAAGTGGAGCCTGGTCAGTTTGCAGTCTGAGAAAGGTGGAGGAGACAAAGATTATCATCCGTGTGCTTCCTCTCTTCGTCAGCTCCATGATCGGATATATATCGAACGTTATCCTCTTCACATTCACTGTGCAGCAAGGCACCATGACGAACACAAGGCTGGGCAAGATCCATGTTTCCCCCGCGACACTCTTTATCATCCCTATCATATTCCAGATGCTAATGCTTGCTGTCTATGACCAGTTCCTTGTGCCATTCTTGCGTAGACGCACAGGCTATGTCGGTGGTGTCACTCATTTGCAACGCATTGGTATAGGCTTCGTCACCATGCTACTTGCGTCAATCATTGCAGCAATTGTTGAGAAGAAGAGAAAGGAAGCTGTGGTGCAGATGTCCCTCTTCTGGCTTGCACCTCAGTTCTTCCTTCTTGGTGTGGCAGATGTGACATCATTCACCGGGCTCCTTGAGTTCTTCAACAGCGAGGCACCACGCGGCATGAAGTCTATTGCCACAGCGTTGTTCTGGTGTGCTCTGGGGCTCGCATCCTTGCTGGCCACAACGCTGGTGGAAATTGTGAACAAGGCCACAAGGCATGGGCACCAGGGAGGCTGGCTCGAGGGTACAAGCTTGAACAACAGCCGTCTTGACCTGTTCTACTGGGTTGTGGCTGTTGTGGGATTGCTTGGCTTATGCAACTACCTGTACTGGGCCAAGAAGTATGTGTACCAACACAATCCACGCATCGTTGAGACATCGGTTGATCAGGATTCACCTTGA